One segment of Saprospiraceae bacterium DNA contains the following:
- a CDS encoding TolC family protein — MKHFLMPLFAALFFAAGVRAQEVWSLERCILYAQENNLSVKQAEANVKTALLSERQAKAARLPNVSSSFNAGEQFGRTIDPTTNQFSTVATGFNSVSLNAGVGLFNGGFIHHSTRQASWDAQASRADAEQTTNTLALQIAQAYLNILLFEEQLKNAQKRVATSTEQLNATQKLIDAGNLPAADRFNILAQIAQGEQAAVQAQNSVELAYLSLKQLLQLEPDFDLRIERPTISVPADAAPEAMTLTPIYNVALGTQPNVRAADYRIKSAEEGVYVAKSAYWPSVSLFANLTSNYSTRFLDFQNGRFLGQELSPPIPVRINNEDAFIQQFVSRFEYDKIPYLKQMDQNFGQGVGLNISIPIYQNGRTRLSVERARLNVLNAQLQQNQTRQQLKNDIQTAIANARAARKQLDAAQKTFDATKIAYENTEKRHQLGAVNTLDLTTARNNLDIAENDLTVARFDYLFKLKILDFYEGKPITLN; from the coding sequence ATGAAGCACTTTCTAATGCCCCTTTTTGCCGCCCTCTTCTTTGCGGCGGGCGTTCGCGCGCAAGAAGTTTGGTCGCTCGAACGCTGCATTCTCTATGCGCAGGAGAATAACCTTAGCGTGAAACAGGCGGAAGCCAACGTGAAAACGGCTTTGCTTTCCGAGCGCCAAGCCAAGGCCGCTCGCTTGCCCAACGTGAGCTCTAGTTTCAATGCGGGCGAACAGTTTGGCCGCACTATTGACCCCACCACCAACCAGTTCAGCACCGTTGCCACAGGCTTCAACAGCGTCAGTCTGAATGCTGGCGTGGGCTTGTTCAACGGTGGTTTCATTCACCACTCCACGCGGCAGGCATCGTGGGATGCGCAAGCATCGCGAGCCGATGCAGAACAAACCACCAACACGCTCGCGCTGCAAATCGCGCAAGCTTATCTGAACATCCTGCTTTTTGAGGAACAGTTGAAAAATGCCCAAAAGCGAGTGGCCACCAGTACCGAACAACTCAATGCCACCCAAAAACTGATTGACGCTGGCAATCTCCCAGCCGCCGACCGCTTCAATATCCTGGCGCAAATCGCGCAAGGCGAGCAAGCAGCGGTGCAGGCACAAAACAGCGTCGAATTGGCCTACCTCAGCCTCAAACAATTGCTCCAGCTGGAACCTGACTTCGACCTCCGCATCGAACGACCCACGATATCCGTGCCAGCAGATGCCGCGCCCGAAGCAATGACATTGACCCCTATCTACAATGTGGCATTGGGCACACAGCCCAACGTCCGTGCCGCCGATTACCGCATCAAAAGCGCGGAAGAAGGGGTTTATGTCGCCAAATCAGCCTATTGGCCTTCGGTATCGCTCTTTGCCAACCTGACCAGCAACTACTCTACCCGTTTTCTTGATTTTCAAAACGGCAGGTTCCTCGGTCAGGAGCTTTCCCCGCCCATTCCTGTGCGCATCAACAATGAAGATGCTTTTATCCAGCAGTTTGTCAGCAGGTTTGAATACGATAAGATTCCTTATTTAAAGCAGATGGACCAGAACTTTGGCCAGGGAGTAGGCTTAAACATCAGCATCCCCATTTATCAAAATGGTCGCACACGGCTTAGCGTGGAGCGTGCCCGCCTCAATGTGCTGAATGCCCAATTGCAACAAAATCAGACTCGTCAGCAACTTAAAAACGACATCCAAACGGCGATTGCCAACGCTCGCGCAGCCCGCAAACAGCTGGATGCCGCGCAGAAAACTTTTGATGCTACCAAAATTGCTTATGAGAATACTGAAAAACGCCACCAACTCGGCGCTGTGAACACGCTTGACCTCACCACCGCTCGTAACAACCTTGACATTGCAGAGAATGACCTGACGGTGGCCCGCTTCGACTATTTGTTCAAACTTAAAATCTTGGACTTCTACGAGGGCAAGCCTATCACGCTCAATTGA
- a CDS encoding caspase family protein codes for MKGHNLFVRLLVPALLLATAFIPNNLNAQCLTGNCQNGTGKYRYSNGTVYTGQFVNGNREGRGTLVFANNNVYEGQFSRNRINGEGTMTYSNGDKYVGSWFMDQPNGKGKYYFKSKERYEGDFKSGKFEGQGTMYYPDGAYYTGSWKNNRKNGQGRLVDSRGKATTGTWSMGNFVSSSSDSPNTTAATTQAQNKPTNANKPNPTKPDVAGLRNCGSVYCANGRGYYDYPDGSRWIGEFKNGYPSGKGVCYYADGNRYEGEWASNAPNGEGIMYFAGGRVYGAVWLNGAAMKELDSQEVIPADPVRMESSQSVKIWAVIVGVGRYTSMPSLKFTDDDAYRFYSFLGSVEGGAVPQSQMTILIDEDATRENILKKMREYFLKADANDVVILYFSGHGLNGCFLPVDYDGYNNKLRHDEIKQIFKQSKAKHKLCIADACHSGSLNQGAGAMAAKSPVPVTLQRYYQAFEDANGGVALLMSSKAEELSLEDHGLRQGVFTYYLLQGMKGKADTNNDYLITIKELYDYVYTKVRQYTANVQTPVLTGDYDDAMPVAVRRN; via the coding sequence ATGAAGGGTCATAATCTATTCGTCCGCCTGCTTGTGCCGGCACTCCTGCTCGCCACAGCGTTCATTCCCAACAACCTCAACGCACAGTGCCTAACTGGCAATTGCCAAAACGGAACGGGCAAATACCGCTATTCCAACGGCACGGTGTACACAGGGCAGTTCGTCAACGGCAACCGCGAGGGCCGTGGCACGCTCGTGTTCGCCAACAACAATGTCTATGAGGGTCAGTTCAGCCGCAACCGCATCAACGGAGAAGGCACCATGACCTATTCCAATGGCGACAAGTACGTCGGCAGTTGGTTTATGGACCAGCCCAACGGCAAAGGCAAGTACTATTTCAAATCGAAAGAACGCTACGAAGGCGACTTCAAAAGCGGCAAGTTCGAGGGACAAGGCACCATGTACTATCCCGATGGGGCCTACTATACCGGCTCTTGGAAAAACAACCGCAAAAACGGTCAAGGCCGACTCGTGGATTCAAGAGGCAAGGCCACAACGGGCACTTGGTCAATGGGCAACTTTGTCAGCAGCTCATCAGACAGCCCAAACACCACTGCGGCCACCACCCAAGCCCAGAACAAGCCTACCAACGCGAATAAACCCAACCCCACTAAGCCGGACGTGGCTGGCCTTCGCAACTGCGGCTCGGTTTATTGTGCCAATGGAAGGGGGTACTACGACTATCCCGACGGCTCGCGGTGGATAGGTGAGTTCAAAAATGGGTACCCAAGCGGCAAAGGTGTGTGTTATTATGCCGACGGCAACCGTTACGAAGGCGAATGGGCCAGCAACGCGCCAAATGGCGAGGGCATCATGTACTTTGCTGGCGGAAGGGTCTATGGGGCTGTCTGGCTCAATGGTGCCGCGATGAAAGAGCTGGATTCGCAGGAGGTTATCCCCGCCGACCCAGTGCGCATGGAATCGAGCCAATCGGTCAAAATCTGGGCGGTCATCGTGGGTGTGGGACGCTACACCTCCATGCCCTCTCTCAAATTCACCGACGACGATGCCTACCGTTTCTATTCCTTCCTCGGCAGCGTGGAAGGAGGAGCCGTGCCGCAGAGTCAGATGACTATCCTCATTGATGAAGACGCTACCCGCGAGAACATCTTGAAGAAAATGCGCGAGTACTTCCTGAAAGCCGATGCCAACGATGTGGTGATACTGTATTTTAGTGGTCACGGCCTCAACGGATGCTTCCTGCCTGTGGACTACGACGGCTACAACAACAAACTCCGCCACGACGAAATCAAGCAAATTTTTAAACAAAGTAAAGCGAAACACAAACTGTGCATCGCCGATGCCTGTCACAGCGGCTCGCTCAATCAAGGAGCGGGGGCAATGGCCGCTAAAAGCCCTGTGCCCGTGACGCTCCAGCGTTACTACCAAGCCTTTGAAGATGCCAATGGAGGGGTGGCGCTCTTGATGTCGTCGAAGGCTGAAGAGCTGTCGCTCGAAGACCACGGGTTGCGGCAAGGCGTGTTCACTTACTACCTGCTGCAAGGCATGAAAGGTAAAGCGGACACGAACAACGACTATCTCATCACCATCAAGGAATTGTACGATTATGTGTACACGAAGGTGCGCCAATACACCGCCAATGTGCAAACGCCTGTGCTGACCGGCGATTACGACGACGCGATGCCGGTGGCGGTGAGAAGAAACTGA
- a CDS encoding DUF4920 domain-containing protein — translation MLLTACGADSNAKVSAQTADPSKDGKHFGTLIDADNAISYDELIPKMTTTDSLAVKVSGKVGEVCQKKGCWMTLVPEQPGQPEMRVTFKDYAFFMPKDLAGKRVVVDGYAYVDVTPVDVLRHYAEDAGKSKEEIETITEPKREVAFEAAGVVIVD, via the coding sequence ATGCTCCTCACCGCTTGCGGTGCAGACTCCAACGCAAAGGTCAGTGCTCAAACCGCTGACCCCTCCAAAGACGGCAAGCACTTCGGCACCTTGATTGATGCCGACAACGCGATTTCTTACGACGAGCTCATCCCGAAAATGACCACTACCGATTCGCTTGCCGTGAAAGTGAGCGGGAAAGTGGGCGAGGTGTGTCAAAAGAAAGGCTGCTGGATGACGCTCGTACCCGAACAACCCGGACAGCCGGAGATGCGCGTCACGTTCAAGGACTACGCCTTTTTCATGCCCAAAGACCTCGCGGGCAAGCGCGTGGTGGTGGACGGCTACGCTTATGTGGACGTGACGCCGGTGGACGTGCTGCGCCACTACGCCGAAGATGCCGGCAAGTCAAAAGAGGAAATCGAAACAATCACCGAACCCAAGCGCGAAGTGGCTTTCGAGGCCGCAGGGGTGGTGATTGTGGATTGA
- a CDS encoding carbohydrate kinase, with protein sequence MDILQKLEGQEVLILGDVMLDRYLTGSVSRISPEAPVPVVLHHATEDRLGGAANVALNVRALGATPILCSVVGRDEDGERLRHILPEYDITAEGIVASPMRRTTVKTRVLGNNQQMLRIDSEDAHDLNEEETNFFLQKVSQLLKERPIRIVIFQDYNKGVLTPSVIQWMVTAAKERGIMTAVDPKKANFFAYEGVDLFKPNLKEVRDSTPFSVQPELPSLQRASDFLREKLRNRFTMITLSEKGLFLDGGNDGAIYPTEPRDVADVSGAGDTVISVAALGLAAGLDLKTIAALSNLAGGQVCEFPGVVPVRRDILANELKHFFT encoded by the coding sequence ATGGATATTCTACAAAAACTTGAAGGACAGGAAGTTTTGATTTTGGGCGACGTGATGCTCGACCGCTATCTCACTGGCTCCGTGAGCCGCATCTCGCCCGAGGCGCCCGTGCCTGTCGTGTTGCACCACGCCACGGAAGACCGTCTGGGGGGCGCAGCGAACGTGGCGCTCAATGTGCGAGCATTGGGTGCCACTCCCATCTTGTGCAGCGTGGTTGGGCGCGACGAGGATGGCGAGCGCCTCAGGCACATACTCCCGGAATACGACATCACGGCAGAAGGCATCGTGGCATCGCCCATGCGCCGCACGACGGTCAAAACCCGCGTGTTGGGCAACAATCAACAGATGCTCCGCATTGACAGCGAGGACGCTCACGACCTGAATGAAGAGGAGACGAATTTCTTTTTGCAAAAAGTATCGCAATTGCTGAAAGAGCGCCCTATTCGCATCGTCATTTTTCAAGACTACAACAAGGGAGTGTTGACCCCATCCGTAATTCAGTGGATGGTGACCGCGGCAAAAGAAAGAGGGATTATGACTGCCGTGGACCCCAAGAAAGCCAACTTTTTCGCCTATGAGGGCGTGGATTTGTTTAAGCCCAACTTGAAAGAAGTGAGGGATAGCACGCCATTTTCGGTGCAGCCAGAGTTGCCGTCGCTTCAGCGAGCTTCGGATTTTTTGCGCGAAAAATTGCGAAATCGTTTTACGATGATTACGCTATCGGAAAAAGGCTTATTTTTGGACGGCGGAAATGACGGGGCGATTTATCCGACGGAGCCACGCGACGTGGCAGATGTGAGCGGGGCGGGCGATACGGTGATAAGTGTGGCGGCATTGGGATTGGCGGCAGGTTTGGACTTAAAGACCATTGCAGCCTTATCCAATCTCGCAGGGGGACAAGTGTGCGAATTTCCGGGGGTGGTACCTGTGCGGCGCGACATTCTGGCCAACGAGCTCAAACATTTTTTCACATAA
- a CDS encoding ketoacyl-ACP synthase III, which yields MKRSMIAGIGHYVPERIVTNDELTRVMDTTDEWIQERTGIRERRYGQKHQETTSSMGAVATRIACERAGIEPTDIDFIIFATLSPDYYFPGCGVLLQRELGITHKEVGALDVRNQCSGFVYALSIADQFVKTGMYKNVLVVGSEMHSMGLDFSTRGRNVTVIFGDGAGAAIVQPTEAPERGILTTKLHSDGTHAEKLAFINPGSHGGYHFKKMGEEIDFGYPPADTYGEIFLTPKMMQEGMYYPNMEGQFVFKMAVQKFPEVIHEALNEVGLKPSDINMLIPHQANLRISQFVQKILGLRDDQVWNNIQKFGNTTAASVPIALCEAYEAGKVKEGDLVCLAAFGSGFTWASALIRW from the coding sequence ATGAAACGAAGCATGATAGCTGGCATCGGCCACTACGTCCCCGAACGCATCGTGACCAACGATGAATTGACCCGTGTGATGGACACCACCGACGAGTGGATTCAGGAACGAACTGGCATCCGAGAACGTCGATACGGCCAAAAACACCAAGAGACCACCTCTTCCATGGGGGCTGTCGCCACGCGCATCGCTTGCGAGCGTGCCGGCATAGAGCCAACCGACATTGATTTCATTATTTTCGCCACGCTTAGCCCCGACTATTACTTCCCGGGCTGCGGTGTTTTGCTCCAGCGCGAATTGGGCATCACACACAAGGAAGTGGGCGCGCTCGACGTGCGCAACCAATGCAGCGGCTTCGTGTATGCGCTCAGCATTGCCGACCAGTTCGTAAAGACAGGCATGTATAAAAACGTGTTGGTGGTTGGCTCCGAGATGCACTCGATGGGACTTGATTTTAGCACGCGCGGACGCAACGTGACGGTCATCTTCGGCGACGGAGCGGGAGCAGCCATCGTGCAGCCCACCGAGGCTCCCGAACGAGGCATCCTCACCACCAAACTACATTCCGATGGTACCCACGCCGAAAAACTTGCCTTCATCAATCCCGGCTCTCACGGCGGATATCATTTCAAAAAAATGGGCGAGGAAATAGATTTTGGTTACCCGCCTGCCGACACTTACGGCGAGATTTTCCTGACCCCCAAAATGATGCAGGAAGGGATGTACTATCCCAACATGGAGGGCCAATTTGTTTTTAAAATGGCCGTGCAGAAATTTCCTGAGGTGATTCACGAGGCGCTGAACGAGGTGGGGCTGAAACCATCCGATATCAATATGCTCATTCCGCACCAAGCCAATTTGCGTATCAGCCAATTCGTGCAAAAGATATTGGGGCTGCGCGACGACCAAGTCTGGAACAACATCCAAAAGTTCGGTAATACCACCGCTGCATCGGTGCCGATTGCCTTGTGCGAGGCTTATGAGGCCGGAAAAGTAAAAGAAGGCGACTTGGTTTGTCTGGCGGCGTTTGGCAGCGGGTTCACTTGGGCAAGTGCGTTGATTCGTTGGTAA
- a CDS encoding T9SS type A sorting domain-containing protein, with the protein MKAFFTLLSFLVAATTLQAQYSAVPDTLVKERFETDPTPFMLPFPSGDDQDWVNYDGDMMEGNCVVDDITPPAWYWESDLGAENAEEATNSAFTSCSWLDTTGIRTDNWLIVKPIFIPDDSYWLCWRSLTFEGPRFVDGYKVLVSKTSNEPTANVFADTLFKAAETINAPTFFTLDVSKFKYSEGYIHANGYTDTSYYFIAYDDAGFPYYRGKMEPHSVSLHQYANETIYIAFLHDSYDDHLLQVDDIIVTNSPPPSSTHLIGNMLYFNVLPNPVQDKAYFSWKMKTPQEGRLLVADSAGRIVSQQAFGSRAEGQIFVETQRWASGVYYCTLETAAGRATTKLVKM; encoded by the coding sequence ATGAAGGCTTTCTTTACATTACTTTCATTTCTCGTGGCAGCAACAACCCTCCAAGCACAGTATTCGGCAGTCCCTGACACCCTCGTCAAAGAACGTTTTGAGACCGACCCCACTCCTTTTATGCTTCCCTTTCCTTCTGGCGACGACCAAGACTGGGTAAACTATGACGGCGACATGATGGAAGGCAATTGCGTCGTGGACGATATAACCCCACCTGCTTGGTATTGGGAAAGCGACTTGGGAGCAGAAAACGCGGAAGAGGCTACCAACTCCGCATTCACCAGCTGTTCTTGGCTCGACACCACAGGGATAAGAACCGACAATTGGCTCATCGTGAAACCCATCTTCATACCCGACGACTCTTATTGGCTGTGTTGGCGCTCGCTCACCTTTGAAGGGCCACGTTTTGTGGATGGGTACAAGGTTTTGGTTTCAAAAACCTCCAACGAGCCTACCGCCAACGTATTTGCCGACACGCTGTTCAAGGCGGCAGAAACCATCAACGCTCCCACGTTTTTCACGCTCGACGTGAGCAAGTTCAAGTACTCGGAGGGCTACATCCACGCCAACGGCTACACGGACACCAGCTACTACTTTATCGCCTACGACGATGCGGGATTCCCCTACTACCGGGGCAAGATGGAGCCACACTCCGTCTCGCTGCACCAATATGCCAACGAAACGATTTACATCGCCTTTCTGCACGATTCCTACGACGACCATTTGTTGCAAGTGGACGACATTATCGTGACCAACTCGCCTCCACCATCCTCCACCCACTTAATAGGCAATATGCTGTACTTCAATGTCTTGCCAAACCCTGTGCAAGACAAGGCGTATTTTTCATGGAAAATGAAAACGCCCCAAGAAGGCCGTTTGCTCGTGGCCGACAGCGCCGGGAGAATCGTGTCGCAGCAAGCTTTTGGTAGCCGCGCAGAAGGTCAGATTTTTGTGGAAACACAACGGTGGGCTTCAGGTGTTTACTATTGCACGCTGGAGACAGCAGCAGGCCGGGCCACCACAAAGTTGGTCAAGATGTGA
- the nusB gene encoding transcription antitermination factor NusB, with translation MMQLLYMLNRDEQLAFPDLVKEYNDGIWKTYELYILHLYLLLKVAQYAEKDAANRAAKHLPSDEDKAFTPRLYSNPCTQSLANHKEFLNIVAKYKLNQNIDNDHVRVMYNAFADTPEYKAYLALTEPTNEEHAKILLELYRVLVANDLFIEISEDHYNNWPDDESLVVGAIKKTLKAMPVSGEFYKEFEPADETVREFGEQLLRKTCQEDLALFEQIEPTLKNWDADRVAVLDMIMLKMALCELLHFPTIPTKVTLNEFVEISKIYSTDKSKDFINGILDRLMKKLLKEEKIVKEGRGLIE, from the coding sequence GTGATGCAATTGTTGTATATGCTCAATCGCGACGAGCAGCTCGCTTTTCCCGATTTGGTGAAGGAGTACAACGATGGCATCTGGAAGACTTATGAGCTTTACATCCTCCATCTTTATTTGCTTCTCAAAGTAGCGCAATACGCCGAAAAAGACGCTGCCAATCGCGCTGCAAAACATCTACCCTCCGATGAGGACAAGGCGTTCACACCGCGACTTTACAGCAACCCATGCACCCAAAGCCTTGCCAACCACAAGGAGTTCCTCAACATCGTCGCCAAATACAAGCTCAACCAAAACATTGACAACGACCACGTCCGCGTCATGTACAATGCCTTCGCAGACACTCCCGAATATAAAGCCTACCTCGCGCTGACGGAGCCTACCAACGAGGAACACGCGAAAATCCTGCTCGAACTGTATCGCGTTCTTGTCGCCAACGACCTTTTCATCGAGATTTCGGAAGACCACTACAACAATTGGCCCGATGACGAGTCGCTCGTCGTGGGGGCTATCAAAAAGACCCTCAAGGCAATGCCCGTGAGTGGCGAGTTTTACAAAGAATTTGAACCCGCGGACGAGACCGTGCGAGAATTCGGCGAGCAATTGCTCCGCAAAACCTGCCAAGAAGACCTCGCTCTCTTCGAGCAGATAGAACCGACGCTCAAAAACTGGGATGCTGACCGAGTAGCCGTGCTCGACATGATTATGCTCAAAATGGCGCTGTGTGAGCTGCTGCACTTTCCCACCATTCCCACCAAAGTCACGCTCAACGAATTTGTCGAAATCTCAAAAATTTACTCCACCGACAAAAGCAAGGACTTCATCAACGGCATTCTCGACCGGCTGATGAAAAAGCTCCTGAAAGAAGAAAAAATCGTGAAAGAAGGCCGCGGATTGATAGAGTAG
- a CDS encoding MBL fold metallo-hydrolase, producing MKVHTLDLGFLNIENAIASYVVEGSGGLVLVETGPASTLAHLETALQNNNWQLTDFQHVFLSHIHFDHAGAAWAFAQKGATVHVHPKGLPHLMAPEKLYNSARMIYGGQMEALWGPMHPIEASRLSAPSHGDTVQAAGLTFTAWHTPGHAVHHIAWQVGKGAESSLFTGDVAGVKIGNGPVVPPCPPPDIQVEDWLASIRLMRELPAETLYLTHFGKITDKTTHLNALENRLLAWAEWMKPYAEQQTPAEQIVPLFEKYVADELTALGVDERGLRRYEAANPAFMSVAGLLRYWKKKFER from the coding sequence ATGAAAGTTCACACACTTGATTTGGGGTTTCTGAATATCGAAAATGCCATCGCTTCCTACGTCGTTGAAGGAAGCGGTGGCTTGGTTTTGGTAGAAACCGGCCCCGCTTCCACGCTGGCACACTTGGAAACAGCCTTGCAAAACAACAACTGGCAGCTGACCGATTTTCAGCACGTTTTTCTCTCTCACATCCATTTCGACCATGCGGGGGCTGCGTGGGCCTTTGCTCAAAAAGGCGCCACCGTCCACGTTCACCCTAAGGGGCTGCCACATTTGATGGCGCCTGAGAAACTTTACAACTCCGCCCGAATGATATATGGGGGACAAATGGAAGCTTTGTGGGGGCCAATGCATCCCATTGAGGCATCGCGGTTGTCCGCTCCATCGCATGGCGACACCGTTCAAGCCGCCGGACTGACGTTCACGGCATGGCATACGCCCGGCCATGCGGTCCACCACATTGCGTGGCAAGTGGGCAAGGGTGCCGAGTCGAGCCTGTTCACCGGAGATGTGGCCGGAGTGAAAATAGGCAATGGCCCAGTGGTCCCGCCCTGCCCACCACCCGACATCCAAGTGGAAGACTGGTTGGCTTCCATTCGTTTGATGCGCGAGCTGCCTGCCGAAACACTTTATCTGACACATTTTGGCAAAATCACCGACAAGACAACCCACCTGAACGCGCTCGAAAACCGTCTTTTGGCTTGGGCGGAATGGATGAAACCCTATGCCGAACAGCAAACCCCAGCTGAGCAAATCGTGCCGCTATTTGAAAAATATGTGGCGGACGAGCTCACCGCGCTTGGTGTGGACGAACGTGGCTTGCGTCGCTACGAGGCCGCCAATCCAGCCTTCATGTCAGTGGCCGGCCTGCTGCGTTATTGGAAAAAAAAGTTTGAGCGTTGA
- a CDS encoding Na+ dependent nucleoside transporter yields MSHFDNVLRGLLGMAFLLGACYLLSRNRRAINWRLVGSGVALQLVFALLVLKVPGVSWAFDQVAKLFTFVIEWSENGAKFLFGDLATGQGFGYIFAFRVLPTVMFYSALSALLFYFGILQKIVYGIAWVLTRSMGMSGPESLASAANVFIGQTEAPLIIRPYLANMTRSEILCLMTGGMATIAGGVFAAYVGFLGGDDPARQLYFARHLLAASIMSAPAAIVCSKILLPETEKQDLDKLQKADTHVGDNLLDAISRGTTDGLKLAVNVGAMLIVFTALVYMLNWILQHSIGEWTGLNAQISQATKGRFEGLTFTYLLGLVFAPLAWLLGIPWQDCTAIGQLLGMKTMLNEFVAYGALGDLQKTTQLDPKSVIIALYALCGFSNFASIGIQIGGIGTLAPNQRKTLTELGYWALIGGSAACFMTATIAGMLT; encoded by the coding sequence ATGTCTCATTTCGACAACGTTTTGCGCGGCCTGCTCGGCATGGCCTTTTTACTGGGCGCTTGTTATTTGCTAAGCCGCAACCGAAGGGCCATCAACTGGCGTCTGGTGGGTTCGGGCGTGGCGCTCCAGTTGGTATTCGCGCTCTTGGTGCTCAAAGTACCGGGAGTGAGTTGGGCCTTCGACCAAGTGGCCAAACTGTTCACGTTTGTAATCGAGTGGTCTGAAAACGGCGCAAAGTTTCTCTTTGGGGATTTGGCCACTGGGCAGGGGTTCGGCTACATCTTCGCTTTCAGGGTGCTCCCGACGGTCATGTTCTATTCGGCGCTGTCGGCATTGCTGTTCTACTTCGGCATTTTGCAAAAAATCGTGTATGGCATCGCGTGGGTGCTCACTCGAAGCATGGGCATGAGCGGCCCGGAGAGTCTTGCCTCTGCCGCCAACGTGTTCATCGGGCAGACGGAGGCACCGCTCATCATCCGGCCTTATCTGGCCAATATGACACGCTCCGAGATACTGTGTCTGATGACCGGAGGCATGGCCACCATCGCGGGTGGTGTGTTCGCCGCTTATGTGGGCTTTTTGGGTGGCGACGACCCTGCACGGCAGCTTTATTTTGCCCGACACCTCTTGGCTGCGTCCATTATGTCGGCACCAGCGGCCATCGTTTGCTCCAAAATTTTGTTGCCCGAGACCGAAAAACAAGACTTGGATAAACTCCAAAAGGCAGACACGCATGTGGGCGACAACTTGCTCGATGCCATTTCTCGCGGCACCACCGATGGCCTCAAACTTGCCGTGAACGTGGGAGCCATGCTTATCGTGTTCACCGCGTTGGTGTATATGCTCAACTGGATTCTGCAACATAGCATCGGAGAATGGACTGGGCTGAATGCCCAAATCAGTCAGGCCACCAAAGGCCGATTCGAGGGGCTTACCTTTACCTATTTGCTTGGCTTGGTGTTCGCCCCCCTTGCTTGGCTGCTTGGCATCCCGTGGCAGGATTGCACAGCGATCGGGCAGCTATTGGGCATGAAAACGATGCTCAACGAATTTGTGGCTTACGGGGCGCTCGGCGACCTTCAAAAGACGACACAACTCGACCCCAAATCGGTCATCATTGCCTTGTATGCCCTATGTGGCTTCTCCAATTTTGCTTCCATCGGTATCCAAATAGGCGGCATCGGCACGCTCGCGCCCAACCAGCGCAAGACACTCACCGAACTCGGCTACTGGGCGCTCATCGGAGGTTCGGCGGCGTGTTTCATGACGGCGACGATTGCGGGAATGTTGACTTGA
- a CDS encoding carboxypeptidase regulatory-like domain-containing protein, with the protein MVKIEGIVLQDNLPLSDAVVTVVEGSQPFHDIASLTDSSGAFTLELLPGTYLIRAYHDDRETETTIEVRPNQSEVSVQLRF; encoded by the coding sequence ATGGTCAAAATCGAAGGCATCGTTTTGCAAGACAACCTACCCCTCAGCGACGCGGTGGTCACTGTCGTGGAAGGCTCTCAACCGTTCCACGACATAGCGTCTTTGACTGACAGCAGTGGCGCTTTCACCCTGGAGTTGCTGCCCGGCACCTATCTCATCCGTGCTTATCACGACGACCGGGAAACAGAAACAACCATTGAAGTGCGTCCCAATCAATCGGAGGTTTCTGTCCAGCTCAGGTTTTAA